The genomic region AATAAAGGATTTAAATCCTTTATTCAGACAAATGAAGAAGTTAGAATTAAAATTAGAGAGAATTTAGACTATTTTCCTATTGAAACCGATATTTTTGGAATTAATTTAAAAAATAAGATAATTTCCTCTTTCGAAAATTTAAAAAATACTTATGATTACATCATAATTGATTGTGCTCCAGTTTTTAATGTTTTAAATGATATAGTTTTAGAAATTACAGATGAAATAATAGTTCCTATTAAATTAGATAAATTAAGTACTGCTGGAATAACTAGATTATTAGAAAAAGCAGAAGGAAAAAAAATAACTCAAATAGTTCCAAATCTTTTTAGAAAAACTAAAATTTCCACAGAATATTATAATAATCTAAAAAATTTCTTTGAAGATACAGGAGTAGTTTTAACAACTCCTATTCCTGAAACTGTTCTAGAAGAGCAACTTTCTGAAAAAGGAAAAAGTATTTGGGAAACAAATGCAAAAAAAGCTGAAGAACTTCAAGGTATTTATGGAGAAATAATTGGAGGAATTATTAATGGCTAAAAATCCAATTAATGTATTAGAAAAATTAAAAAAAGATTCTTTTAAAAAAAAAGAGATAGAAACTCAAATTATTGAAAAAGAATACAAAGTTACCTTTATAGAGGAAAATATTCCACAAACTTTAGAAAGTAATTTTAATTATGATCTTATAAATGATATTACTATGAGAAAAGATTTATTATCCTATGAAATTGCTTTAAATAAAGCTAAAAGTACATATCATTCCACAGCTGGAGAAATTTTATATACTGCTAATTTAAAATATGCAAAAAATAAAAATGGTATTTTTACTCAGTGGCTAAATTATCTAAATATTAATAAAAAAACCGCTGAAAGACTTATAAATCGTTTTAAATTTTTAAAAGAATATTGTGTAACTGAAGATTTAAAGGAATATTTTGAAAGTTTACCTCTTTCTTTAACTTATGAAGTTTCAAGCCCAAATGCAGATAAAATTTTAATTGAAGCTTTACTCAATAAAAAAATAACTACTCGTAAAGAATTTTTACAGTTAAAAAATTCTATAAAAGATGTATCTAATAAAAAACCTTTAATTGAGAGCGACCTATTTAATCATTTTCAAAAATTAAATAATGAAATTTCTATTTATTGCCAAAAGTCTCTTGATAACAATCCAAATACTAAAGATACTATAGAAAAAATTCTAAATTTAAATAATGAAATTTTATCTCTTTTAAATTCTTTAAAATAATACTAAGCACCAAGGTCTAATTTTGAAACTTGGTGCTTTTTTATTATTAATTATTTTTTGTTAATTTAATTAAACTATTCTCTCCATCTTTATATTCTATTATTATATGATGACCCTCTATTTCACCTTCAAAATAATTTGTAATATTAACTAATCTAATTATTTTATCTACTTCTTTTACATCATACCCATCTAATAACTCTAAAATATCCAATTGGAACATAGATATATTTTTATATTGTTTCTCTCTTAATTCTGTTTCAATTTTAACCTTTTCTATTGTACTTTCAATAATGTCCACTTCTGCTGTATTTTCAATTTCTACTATATTTTCTTCTGCCAAATCAAATAGATTTTCATTCTTATTTAAATAATCAAATATTAAACTTTCTTTTGCAGCACTAAAGGCTATTTTTTGAATTTTTGTTTCCATACCACATTCTTTAATATAATCTTTATAAACTAAATTTTCTATATATTCTCTTTTTTCTTTAGGTATAGATTCCATAAATAATTGAATATCAATTTTTCTATCAAGAAGCTCTGCTTCAGTATTTTCAATTGGTTTTATATTTTTTTCATTTTTAACCTTATCTGTTGTATTATTAATTTTTCTTGATAAAATATACTCTTCTGCCCAACCTTTTTCAAGAGCTTGTAAAAAATAACTTCTTATATTTCCTACTTTTTGTTTTGTAACATATTCAGCCACGTATTTTACTGTTTCAAATCCATATTGACGAATAGCATCTTTTATAGCCTTAGGTAATGTTTTTAACTCTCTAGCTTTTATAGGAAGTTCCTTAAATACTAATTCTATTTTTTCATCTGTTGGAATTTTATCAAAAGTTTCCAATTTTACCGTTTCAAAACTTGTATTTCCATCTCCTTGACCTTGACAACCACTATCCGTATGAGTTATCAATAAATTATCAAAATGATTTTTATCATCATAAAAATAGCTTTGTTTTAAATTGTTATGTTTTTGATCAAAGAAAAATTCTATTTCTGACTCTAGCCACTTACTATTTTTTATTATATTATAATGATCTATTAAGTCCATTCTTTTTAATTCTTCACAACTTTTTTCTAAAACTTTAATAGTTCTGGCAATTTTTTGAATATTTTCACTTAAAGGTATTCTTTTTATTAAATTCATAGATAAAACTTTTAAATATAGTCTATTAAATCTCAATTTATTTACAAGCATATACAAAGCTCTTGTAATAGGATTTTCCATACTTAATAATAATTGAGAGTCATAAACTAGATATCCTTTTCTTATAATATTGTCATAAAAGTGATCGGATATAGATACCTTTATAATTTCTTTTACTCTTCTATCTTTAAAGTGCTCTTTTTCAATAGAATTAGCTTGTTTAAAAGAAATTGAGTGTATATTCATTATGTTAGTATTTACTTGTTCTTCTATTATTCCCTTAATCTTATTAGAATATAGAGAATTTTTAAATGTATAACTAGTTTGAGAAAGTCTTATTAAAGCTTTTCCTATCCTTCCATAAAATCCCTTAAAAGATTCTTGAGCAATACCCATATTTGTTAAAATTTCACTAATTGTAGTATAAAAAATATTACTATATTTTTTATCTCTCATTATCTTTAATAGAGCTATAAAAACTCTTTCTTCTAATTCCCCAGGAATATAATCTCCTGATGTTGGATTTACTTGTATATAGGCCTCTTTTGATCTATTAAAAAAATATCTAATAATTTGATTTTTCTTTTTACTTGTACTCTTTGTAAAAAGAGGATATTCAATCATATTTATATCTATTCTTACAAGACTATTATTTCTTTCATTTTCAATTTCTGATACATCTAAAAATTTTTCAACTATTTCACTTGGGCCAGTATCAATAATTTCATTTAAAGGTAAATCGCTTCCCTTTAATTTACCCATCCTCTTATCCTCCTTGATATACTTGGTTTTTGTTAATATCCACTTCTGTTGTATATTTTACTATAAGGTATTTTTTTTATCAATATTAAATATTGTCCAAAGGAATTACAACATCAAAGGACAAAAATAAAACTTTAAAAATATACAATAGAAAGGTCCATAGATATACAATAGAAAGGTCCTAAAATATACAACAGAAGTGGCAATAGATATACAACAGAAGTGGCAATAGATATACAACACCCACGGACATGATTTTTTTGATTTTTGATCCCGCTCAAAGTATTATGAAATAAGGCTTCAAAGGGTATTTTTTTTTTGTTTTTTTTCCCTTACAACAATATAAACAATATAAACAATATAAACAACTATAAACAATATAAAAACCCCTTGATATTTTAAAAAAATAAGGTAATATCATATCAACTAAAATTTAAAAGGGGGATAAAAGTAATTATGAAAAAATTTCTTTTAGGTATTTTAGCAACAACGATTGTATTAGGAGGATGTACTAATACAAAATCTATTTCTTCTAACAATATTGAAAAAATTTCTTGGACTCACGGAGGAAATTTACCAGCACCAAAAGGATTCGTAAAACAACACGGAGTAGCAGGACCTTTAGCAGGAAATATAAATGATTATATAGTAGTTGCAGGAGGAGCTAACTTCCCATATAAATCAGTTTTAGAAGGAGGAGCTAAAAAACATTATCCTGATTTATATGTATTAAAAGACATGAATGGAAAGTTAGAAACAATTCATCATCAACAATTAAATCAAGAAACAGGATATGGATCAACAGTTTCTATTCCTAATGGATTAATATATATTGGTGGAGCTTACGATTCAGGAATAAGCAATAAAGTATATATGTTAACTTTAGATTCTACAAATAAAGTTGATGTAAAAGAAATAGGAGAACTTCCATTTACATATTTCGGAGGAGTTGTAGCTTATAAAAATAATAAATTATATCTTGCAGCAGGAAAGCAAGATGGAAAAGATAGTAATAAATTCTACGAATATGATTTAACTACAAAACAAACAAAAGAGTTAGCTAATTTCCCTGGAGCAAATAGAGCTCAATCTGTAGGACAAATACTAAACAATGGTCAAGAAGATTTACTTTATGTATTTAGTGGAGGAGCTAACATAGCATTTACAGATGGATATGCTTATAGTTTTAAAACAAATAAATGGATGAAAGCTAATTCAGTAAAATTAAATAATAAAGAAATATCACTTTTAGGAGCTAGTTCAGTAAAATTAAATGACAATGAATTACTTGTTATTGGTGGATTCAATAAAGAGGTTTATGATCATGCAGTTAAAAATTTAAGTACTTTAAAAGATAAAGACTTACAAGAGTTTAAAACTAAATACTTTACAACAGATCCAGTAGACTTTAATTGGAATAAAGAAATATTAATTTATAATGCTAAAACAAATAATTGGAAAACTTTAGGGGAAGTTCCATTTAATGCTCCTTGTGGAGAAGGATTAGTATTAATTGGAAATAAAATTTATTCTATTAATGGAGAAATAAAACCAGGAGTTAGAACTGAGAAAATGTATATAGGTACAATTGAAAAATAAAAATTTAAAAGGAGAGGAAGTTAATTCTTCTCCTTTTTCAATAGTAACGTCCATTTTTGAAAAAAAGGAAAGTATTAAGAATAGAGAATATAACAATAAATCTTTTCTGGCAATATTTATAAATATATAAAGAAAAGTTTTGCTAGAGGAGGATAATTTATGAAAATAAAAATAAAACTTATATTTAATATATTATTATTTTCTTTTTTTATAAATATAGTAGGTTATATAGGTGGAATTAATTATATTAAGTATAAATACATTGATAGTATAAAAAATTATTATATTTATGTGGAAAATAATATTGATAATATTAATAATCTAATATATTACTATGACAACCCAGAAATTTTGGCAAATATAATTTATTCTTTAGACACATATTTTTACATGAATGAAATTTTAATAAAAGAAGAAAAATATAAAAATTTAAATGACATATTAATAGAGCAAAAAACTATTTTTGATAGAGCTAATTATGAAACTTATAAAAAAATATATTTTGCATCTAAAGAATTAGATGGAAATGTTCTTTTTTTTAAAAAACTTGTAAGAAATATAAATAAAAGTGGATTTAATAAATAAATTTGCATAAAATAAATAAAAATAAAAAATGGAGGATTCTAAAATGTTTTTAAATTCTATTAATTGGTGGAGTAGTACTAAATTTAATAAATTAAATAGTACAAAGCCAAATATATAGGAAAGATGCCATTTTTTTATGTTTTACTATTAATTTATTAATAAGAGCAGCCTTTTCGGGCTGTTTTTTTGTTTACAAAAATTAAAATTAAGGGAGGAAATATGAAAAGAGAAAACTTTAAAAATAAAATAGGATTTATACTCTCCTGTTCAGGAGCAGCTATAGGGTTAGGAAATATATGGTTATTTTCTTGGAAAGTAGGGAAATATGGAGGAGGAGCTTTTTTAATTCCTTATTTTATATTTATGGTATTATTTGCAATAGTTGGATTAATTGGTGAAATATCTTTAGGAAGAATGATGAAAAGAGGTGTTTTAGGAGTTACAACATATTTCCCAAAATCAATGATAGGGAAAATAGCTCCCTATATTTCAATAAGTTCAGTTTGGGGAATATATACTTTTTATGTAATCGTTTTTGGATGGGTATTAAAATATTTTTGTATGTATGTTACAGGAGATATTATTAACAAAAATTATGAAAGTTATTTTTTTAATTTTGCAGGAACAAGTAAATCTATTCCATGGCATTTATTGGGAATAATTTTATCTGTTATTATAATATCTTTAGGTATCAGTAAAGGAATAGAAAAATTTAATAAAATTGTTATGCCCATAATGTTTATACTTTTTATTTTTCTTTTATTTAAAAGTTTAACCTTAAAAGGAGCTCAAGAGGGAATATATTATTTATTAAAGCCAGATTGGACAAAATTATTAGAGCTAAAAACATGGGTAATGGCTTTAGGACAAGCTTTTTTTACTGTGGGAATAAGTGGATCAGCTTTATTGGTTTATGGAAGTTATTTAAAAAAAGAGGTTTCTATAGTTGATAGTGTGGTAAAAACTTGTATTTTAGATACAGTAGCAGCTTTAATGGCAGGATTTATAATAATTCCTGCAGCCTTTGCATTTAATTTAGATATTACGTCAGGACCAGCATTACTTTTTATAACTGTCCCTACAATTTTTGAAAATATGATTGGAGGTCAATTAATAGGAGGCTTATTTTTTCTAAGCATAATCTTTGCGGCTTTATCATCTGCGATTAATTTACTTGAAGTACCTGTGGATGCCTTTATAGATAAATTTAAAGTAACTAGAATTAAGGGAAGTATTTTAGTTGGGTCTATAAGTTTTATAATTGGCTTATTTTTAGATATCAATATAAATTTATTTGGAAACTTTGCAGATTTTACAAATGGATTTTTGTTGCCTCTAGGAGCAGGATTGATATTAGCAATTTTCTTTTATAATTTATCCAAAGAAAAAATCTTTGAAGAGATTAATACTAAAAAAAATATAGGAGAATTGATATATTTTATTGGAAAATATATTTTTGT from Cetobacterium ceti harbors:
- a CDS encoding ParA family protein encodes the protein MGKIITIKNNKGGVGKSTLSKNIAHGLAMLNYKVALITSDAQNDSLILLGGWFDSNKGFKSFIQTNEEVRIKIRENLDYFPIETDIFGINLKNKIISSFENLKNTYDYIIIDCAPVFNVLNDIVLEITDEIIVPIKLDKLSTAGITRLLEKAEGKKITQIVPNLFRKTKISTEYYNNLKNFFEDTGVVLTTPIPETVLEEQLSEKGKSIWETNAKKAEELQGIYGEIIGGIING
- a CDS encoding replication initiation protein, whose protein sequence is MGKLKGSDLPLNEIIDTGPSEIVEKFLDVSEIENERNNSLVRIDINMIEYPLFTKSTSKKKNQIIRYFFNRSKEAYIQVNPTSGDYIPGELEERVFIALLKIMRDKKYSNIFYTTISEILTNMGIAQESFKGFYGRIGKALIRLSQTSYTFKNSLYSNKIKGIIEEQVNTNIMNIHSISFKQANSIEKEHFKDRRVKEIIKVSISDHFYDNIIRKGYLVYDSQLLLSMENPITRALYMLVNKLRFNRLYLKVLSMNLIKRIPLSENIQKIARTIKVLEKSCEELKRMDLIDHYNIIKNSKWLESEIEFFFDQKHNNLKQSYFYDDKNHFDNLLITHTDSGCQGQGDGNTSFETVKLETFDKIPTDEKIELVFKELPIKARELKTLPKAIKDAIRQYGFETVKYVAEYVTKQKVGNIRSYFLQALEKGWAEEYILSRKINNTTDKVKNEKNIKPIENTEAELLDRKIDIQLFMESIPKEKREYIENLVYKDYIKECGMETKIQKIAFSAAKESLIFDYLNKNENLFDLAEENIVEIENTAEVDIIESTIEKVKIETELREKQYKNISMFQLDILELLDGYDVKEVDKIIRLVNITNYFEGEIEGHHIIIEYKDGENSLIKLTKNN
- a CDS encoding cyclically-permuted mutarotase family protein, translating into MKKFLLGILATTIVLGGCTNTKSISSNNIEKISWTHGGNLPAPKGFVKQHGVAGPLAGNINDYIVVAGGANFPYKSVLEGGAKKHYPDLYVLKDMNGKLETIHHQQLNQETGYGSTVSIPNGLIYIGGAYDSGISNKVYMLTLDSTNKVDVKEIGELPFTYFGGVVAYKNNKLYLAAGKQDGKDSNKFYEYDLTTKQTKELANFPGANRAQSVGQILNNGQEDLLYVFSGGANIAFTDGYAYSFKTNKWMKANSVKLNNKEISLLGASSVKLNDNELLVIGGFNKEVYDHAVKNLSTLKDKDLQEFKTKYFTTDPVDFNWNKEILIYNAKTNNWKTLGEVPFNAPCGEGLVLIGNKIYSINGEIKPGVRTEKMYIGTIEK
- a CDS encoding sodium-dependent transporter, which translates into the protein MKRENFKNKIGFILSCSGAAIGLGNIWLFSWKVGKYGGGAFLIPYFIFMVLFAIVGLIGEISLGRMMKRGVLGVTTYFPKSMIGKIAPYISISSVWGIYTFYVIVFGWVLKYFCMYVTGDIINKNYESYFFNFAGTSKSIPWHLLGIILSVIIISLGISKGIEKFNKIVMPIMFILFIFLLFKSLTLKGAQEGIYYLLKPDWTKLLELKTWVMALGQAFFTVGISGSALLVYGSYLKKEVSIVDSVVKTCILDTVAALMAGFIIIPAAFAFNLDITSGPALLFITVPTIFENMIGGQLIGGLFFLSIIFAALSSAINLLEVPVDAFIDKFKVTRIKGSILVGSISFIIGLFLDININLFGNFADFTNGFLLPLGAGLILAIFFYNLSKEKIFEEINTKKNIGELIYFIGKYIFVPGTFLIILLGILYGSIG